CATGTAAACAGGGAGAACGTGAGGCTCTCGGAAATTTATATAAGGCATATTCCGACAGATTAAAGAGAATATGCCTGCACTATGTGGAAGATGAAAGTACGGCAGAAGATATTTTACACGATGCTTTTATCATCATTTTTACCTCTATTAATTCGCTGAAGGACAACTCAAAATTGGAAGGATGGATGATAACGATTGTGAGAAACCTTTCGTTGAGATTCCTACAAAGTACAGAAAAAAGTAATATTCTTTTATCCAGTTTGGGGAAAGAGGTGTTGAGCGAAGATGACGATAAAGAAAAGAATATAGAGCTGGAGTTGTTGCTGTCAGCGATAGAACTGTTACCAGAGGGGAACCGAGAAATATTCAAACTCTCTGTGTTGGACGGTCTTTCACATAAGGAAATAGGGGATTTGCTTGGTATCAATCCCCACAGTTCTTCTTCGCAGTTGGCTCGGGCAAAGAAAATGCTGCGTGTCATATTGATTAAGTATTGGATGCTGTTCTTGCTTCCCATCCTGATACCTGTCTATATCTATTTCGTAACGAGGGACAAGTTCGTTGACACATCTGATAATAGATCAACGGCTTTAGATACTCATCAGAACTTTCCAAAACGAGTTCAACAAAATGGAGCTGCTTCTCAAAAGAATGGGCAGCCAAGGTATTCTATACCTTCAAGTGCTACTGGAAATGATAGGCATGTTTTGGCAGAAAAGACTCTTTCTACTGAAGATATTTCATCACGAATAATAACAGATAGTATAGAATCCAGACAGCAGATTGTATCATTTCATGAGGACTCCTTGCAGAAATATCTTGCTAAAATTAGAGTAAGTATAGACGACTCAGTGCCTCACATTCTACAAATTTCGAAAGATAAAATGTTGGCATCGAGTGAAAGTATGAAGGTCGATGTAAATCATAAGAAGAAATATACGTGGAAAATTAACTTTGGTTATTCCTCAAATACATCGGGTAATACAATATCTAACTTCAATTATCTGTCAGTTATCGATTATGCAAATGGTGGTGCAGCTGCTAAACTTTACACTTGGACAGATTTAGAGAACTATTATACTCGGAATAATGCTTTGATGGATTCTGTCGAGAGAGCGAGAATGTCCTTGATACTGCGTGAACATCCAACAGATGGCAATAGTTCATTGGGGGAGGTCGCACATCATAGTCGCCCTAAGACCTTTGGATTTTCCATTAATAAGCAATTAAGTCCAAAGTGGACTTTCGGGACAGGTATAACTTACACCAGACTAAAATCAGAATTTGAAAGCGAGTATAACAGGGCAAGACTGGTGAAAACCCAGAAAATAGATTATGTTGGCATACCATTGAGACTGACCTATCAAGTATGGTCAAAAGGACGGTTCAATGCATATATGACAGGTGGTATGGCATTAGAAATGCCTGTCCACAGTTCGCTTGAAAAGAAGTACATCATAACAGCCGACTCGTCGTACACGTTGAAGAGGGACATCAAGCCACGTTCTCAGTGGTCTGTAAACTTAGGTGCTGGTGTGCAGTACAAGCTATTCAAACCTTTCAGCTTGTATATAGAACCAAATATGTTCTATTATTTTAGAAATGGTAGTAGTCTCGAAACTTACCGTACAGAGCATCCGTTTATCATTACCGTACCATTCGGATTACGGCTTACTTGGTAAATGGAGAGAATGAATTGATAAAAAAGTTACAAAACTGTGCAGTCTTTTTTTTGTTTTCTACTCTTACAATAAAAGACAAAACTTAAAAAAAGATGTACAGTATTTATGACTACATCCACAATGGAATGGTATTTGTCAACAATGTAGTACGCAGACAGCATAAGGAACTTACCTCTTTAATGATATATTCCACAACAAGTTGTCAGTCTCGTTGCAAACACTGTTCCATTTGGAAAAAACCTACAGAAAATCTAAGTTTGGTTGATATTATCAGAATAATGAATAGTAAATGTGTAACAAAAAGCACAATAGTAGGTTTGGAAGGAGGTGAGTTTATCCTCCATCCCGAAGCAGACAATATATTAGAATGGTTTGATACTAACCATCCTAATTATACATTACTGTCCAACTGCCTTGCAACGAACAAGGTAATTTCTGCTGTAAAGAATCATCACCCTAAACATCTATACATATCACTTGACGGTAATAGAGAAACCTATCGTTATATGCGTGGGAGAGATGGGTATGACAAAGTGATTAAGGTTATAGAGGCATGTAAAGACATCGTGCCTATTTCCCTAATGTTTTGTCTTTCTCCATGGAACTCGTTTGAGGATATGAGGTATGTCATAGATTGTGCTAAACAATATAACATTGATGTACGTATTGGCATTTACAGCACAATGTCATTCTTCGACACAACCAAAGATTTAATAGAATCCAATGATGCGGATTTCATCAGCCAGATACCCTCTTCCATACATCAAACATATGAGAACTTTGACTTTGTAGCTTTGTATGACGAGTGGAAGAATAATAGACTGAAGTTACGGTGTCATAGTATATTTAGTGAATTGGTCATCCACTCTAATGGGGATGTCCCCTTATGCCAGAATTTAGATGTAATCTTGGGTAATATTCACGAGAATACACTCGATGAGATATTCAATTCAAGGAATACGTGCAAAATTCAATGTCAGTACTCCAAAGAATGCAATCAATGTTGGATCAATTATCACCGAAAATATGACATTATCCTGTTAAGAAATATAGAAAAGATAATCCCCAAACGATTGATAGAGTTGTTTTATGGGAAATATCAATGGACCAGCAACAGGCAAACTACCTATAATAAACATTTCAAACGAATAATAGCAAAGCTAAAATGGGATATTTAGATAACATCATAGGCAGATACAAGTATATACGCAGTATGAGAGAGTTGAGTCATACTTACACGCAACAGTATGCTCTTGTTGGGTTTGGCAATCATTGTGCAAACAACCTTCTGCCCGTCATACAGTATCTTCAGTTACCACTGAAATATATCTGCTGTACCTCAGAGAAGAAAGCCGAACTGATTTCTCAAAAGTATAAAGGAGTCAAAGGAACAACTTCTTTACAGGATATACTGCTCGATGATACCGTTTCTGGTGTTTTTGTGGCAGCTAATCCCCATTCACACTTTCAGATTGCAACCGATATTATAAAAGCAGGAAAGTCCTTATTTATAGAGAAACCACCCTGTGAGAATGAAAGAGAATTAAAGTCTTTGATCGATACTATCATGCTATATGGCTCACAACATATCGTTGTCGGACTGCAAAGGCGTTTTGCCCCTGCCACTCAAGTTTTGAAAAAACGATTGAAAGGTGATGGCAAACGGCATTATTATTATCGCTATCTGACAGGATTATACCCTGAAGGAGATAGTTTACTTGACCTATTCATCCATCCTCTTGACTATGTAACATTCCTTTTTGGAGAGGCAAAGATAAAGAGCTTGGATGTCATTTGCAGTAGAGATGGTGCCCAAACTTTATTTCTTGTATTGGAGCACCAAGATATAACAGGTATGTTGGAACTATCAACAGATTATTCTTGGAAAGAAGCACGGGAACAGCTAAATATCAGTACAGATAAAGGACTTTATGTGTTGGAAAACATGGAGCGACTTGATTTCATGCCGAGACGCTCTGCATTGTTAGGGATTCCGTTGGAAAAAGTCTTTCCAAACAATGGAGCAACAATTTGTCTCTACGGAAGAAACAACTTTGTCCCAACTATTGGGAATAACCAAATTGTTTCACAAGGGTTCTTTTCTGAAATCAAGACTTTTGCCGACATGATTGAAAACAAACATGAGGCTGATTATACTTTGGGTTTGGAAAGTGTTAATCATGTTTATTCGTTAATGACAGAAATACATACATACACAAGCAAGATATAATAAAAATTACGTTTATAAAATAGTAACAAACTAAATTCATGTAATTATGAAAAAAACATTTTACAGCCTTCTGTGCATCATCGGATTGTCTGCATGTTCAACAGAGAATGTTGCCCTTGATTCATTAAAAGTTTATGATGTTGCAAATTCTACTTGCAAGTTAACACTCTCTCCAACAGAGACACGTCCCGATGCCTATGCTGAAAACAACATTGTGCCGGCAACTTTAAGCATGGAGCTGGGCAAAGACGGAATAGTTCAATGTATGCTGGAAGACGTGAAAGCCAACTGTGCCGTAAAAAATATTTATGTGAGCATCGCTAATCAAAACAATCAGATTACCCTTGTTGTGTACCATAATGTACTTGATGCACTTGCCGATTGTATTTGCAAATATGATGTTCGTTTTAAGATGAGTAAATTGCCTTCTGGTAATTATAAACTAAAGGTGTACTATGCTAACCCAAATATGAAATATGATGAATCTAATATTGCATATAATGGACAAGTAAATATTGTTCAGAATAGAAAAGTCTCTGTAAAATTCAATCCAGAAATAGGTTTACCTGAGAATTAAAGATGTAGGTGTCTATTCTAAATATGGCACTTGGGCTGGTATATATCAGGTCAAGTGCCATATAGTATTGTCAATATTCCATCTTCATCTTATCTTTATCTCTATAGATATTCCTTTATAATTGAGTTTCCTGTCATTCCTGTCATTCGTTATGATGACTTAACTTGTTAATTTACAGTAGGTTTATGAGAAATGTTAAAAGTGACAGCAAACTGAAATTAAAATTATTTTTGTAGAAATGAGTAGTGCGTGTCTTCTTACTTTAGGCGGAAATATCACACCATTCCTTTAGCTATCCGACGAACTAAGCGTGTTAGTTATTCGTCCCAAAAGATAGTATTTCAGCGAGCTTGATAGTTATTTAAACCGCTTTTTTGTTGTCTGTCCCCATTATTTGGAGGCAATCAAAAGCTTTGATACATTTGCGACAGAAATCATTGTTTCACTTTTTAAAATCAAAGCGTATGAAAACTTTAGTTTCTAAAATCATCGTTATCGTTGCCCTTATGTGCGCAACCAGTATGAATGCACAGAACAACAATCAGTTCGATGCACAGTTAAAAACCACTTTAAGTAACGTCAAGGCAGACGAAGCTACATCTATTGTAAAGGGAATGGATGAATTGAATCGTATGGAAATTCAGTATCCTGATGCTTGGCTCCCTACCTATTATCGTGTGTTCTATGCCCTTCAGTATGCTGCTCGCTCTCCACAGAGTGATTATTCCTCCTTATTTTTAGATGCAGTGAAGGCTGATCTTGAGGCATTGCAGACAAAAAAGGGAGTTGATCGTTCAGAGCAATTTACATTAAAGGGATTCTATTACACGGCACTCATCACACAGAATCCATCAGTCAATGGTAAGCTCTATTATATTGATGCTATCTGTTGCTACAAGTCTGCCATTGGCATTAATCCAACGAACCCTCGCCCTCGTATCCTCCTTTATATCTTCTTTGAGAAGATGAGTAAGGAGACTGGACAGCCAAGTATGAATAGTCCAAAGGACTTAGAAACCATCAAAGAACTCTTTGCCAAGGAAAAGCAGAATGGTATGCAGCCTACGTGGGGCCGTAATCTGATAGATTATTTTAAGTTGAAGTAATGTTCTGAAAGAACTTAATAAGTAAGAGTAAGGGGGCGTATAAAGGTACGCCCCCTATCGTTGTAATGCCTTTGTAGTTTTAAGGAACCATGCTAATAGATGCTATAATTCATCATCAAGAGTTCATAAAACAAAAGTACGTTCAGTCTAAAGAACATGTTACTTAAACATCAATGTTCTCATGTAACTCTGTCTTAAAGCATATCATTGAGGCGTATGTCTTAGGGACATTCAGTCTTCATTCCCTGATTTACTCAATTAAAAAAAGTTCGCGAACAAACTCAAAAAAGTTCGCGAACAATTTCCATTTTGTTCGCGAACAATTTTCGATTTGTTTGCGAACTCTTTTTCGTTTATCCTTGACCAAACGGTCAACGCTCCTTTTAGTCCTCTGGCACAGGTCCAGGATTTTCTCCGCTTCCCTTGTCTTTATGAGAAGGTTTTGAACTAGAGTTTTCCTCCTTTACCGTCTCATACGAGTTCTCGCGCAAAGCGGCCTTTAGTTCCACACCCGGCGTAAACGTCACGCGTGGCTTAATTGTTTCAGTCTTAAAAGCCTTTACCGTCGCAGCCCCCTCGCTTGAAAGTGTCAGGCGCATCGTGCCGAACTCGCCCAGCTGAACGCTAAAGCCATCACGAAGATAATGAGGTAGGCAATCCATAAAGTTTGACAGTACGTTTTCGATATCACCACGTGTCAGCGAAGAACGCCCCGCAATGTCATGCGCAATATCTCGCAGGTTCTTCTTGCCCACATTTACCGGACTTGCATAAAACTTACCCGGTCCAGTCTTTGTACCCGGCTTTCTTCTTTCTATCAGTTTAATTTTCATTGTGTTTAAAATTTTATTAGTTATTACTTACTAGTGCTGCACTTTGCAGCAACACGTTTTTCATTAGTTTCTTTTTTTACTCAGTTTGATTAGCTCAATCAAAGCGTGTTTATTCAATATTCAAAAGAGATAGAAACCTCCGCAAAGCTTAGAAAATCCGCATGATGCGGAGGCTTAAAACGCATATTAGGTTAGGGCTAAATTTCTAACGGGTCGGAAGAAAACTTCTAACGGGTTAGAAATTTCTCGCTAACCCGTTCCCCGTAAATTTCTAACGGGTTAGAAATTTTCTTGCAACCCGTTAGATTTTCTCTTATCTCTCATTCTCCCTTTATCCCGTTAGACACTCCCTACCCTTCGGGGAGGGTCGGGGTGGGGTTTTACGGCGGTAGTTTAGGTGTCGCCTTTTAGAGGGCGACACCGGTAAAAGGCAAGCGCAAGGACTACTCGAAGCCCCCAACCCTGAGTCCGTAGTAGCGTTCGAAGTTGCCTGCATCCACTCCGACACCATTTCTGCTGATATCTAGGTAGTAGGCATAGCTATCACTCCACGAGCTGGCACTAGACGACCAATAGTAGCCATGTTCCCCAATTTGGAACATCGCACCAAAATAGTAGTGACCCAAAGCGGGCAGGTAGAAATAATTGCCTGCGTCAGCGGCGGAAGGAAGAGTACTAGATACGGTCCAGCTTCGGGTCTTGTGTGCTGTTCGCCAATCAGTGCCGTCAACAGCGGTATTACTGTTGTAACCGATTATGTATGATTTCTTCTTAACCCACATGCCACCTTTATATAAATGACCCATAGTAGTCCATAACTCATCACCATCCCAGCGAGGATCACCCTTTTCAGCGTACCATGTCATCTCGTTCACGTTTGGAAGAGTTGCGCAACTATTGCTTGCTTGAAAGGCACCGCCACCCTCGTGGTACCAACGAAGATTAGGATCAGTGTTGTTCTGAGCGTAGTTGCTGGAAATTGTTGCGCTTGAAAGACCTTGCCTGAGAGTTGGCTGGCCTACCCCCGCTGCCAAATGTTTTGTCCATTCGTAACCAAACCAATATTGCTGCTGAGCATCCCACATATAATAATGGTCACCGTCGTAATCACGTACATTGAGGTTAGCAGTGATATTATAATATTTGTTTTGGTCGTAGGTAGCTGATGCTAATGTCTTGGTTATAGTTCCCTCTATACCTGTTGCAACGTCCTTTACCCAATAACGTATCTTAAGTGTGTGTGTTCCAGGCTTTATCACTATATAAGCACCATTAGTGGCTGCACTTGTTGTACTATTAGTCAAAGGGAAGCCATTAGCGTAAGTTCCGCTACCTTTTGTTGTCAGTACAATTTGCTTGCTAGTGCCCGTTCC
The Prevotella melaninogenica DNA segment above includes these coding regions:
- a CDS encoding sigma-70 family RNA polymerase sigma factor: MKIDVNIDACKQGEREALGNLYKAYSDRLKRICLHYVEDESTAEDILHDAFIIIFTSINSLKDNSKLEGWMITIVRNLSLRFLQSTEKSNILLSSLGKEVLSEDDDKEKNIELELLLSAIELLPEGNREIFKLSVLDGLSHKEIGDLLGINPHSSSSQLARAKKMLRVILIKYWMLFLLPILIPVYIYFVTRDKFVDTSDNRSTALDTHQNFPKRVQQNGAASQKNGQPRYSIPSSATGNDRHVLAEKTLSTEDISSRIITDSIESRQQIVSFHEDSLQKYLAKIRVSIDDSVPHILQISKDKMLASSESMKVDVNHKKKYTWKINFGYSSNTSGNTISNFNYLSVIDYANGGAAAKLYTWTDLENYYTRNNALMDSVERARMSLILREHPTDGNSSLGEVAHHSRPKTFGFSINKQLSPKWTFGTGITYTRLKSEFESEYNRARLVKTQKIDYVGIPLRLTYQVWSKGRFNAYMTGGMALEMPVHSSLEKKYIITADSSYTLKRDIKPRSQWSVNLGAGVQYKLFKPFSLYIEPNMFYYFRNGSSLETYRTEHPFIITVPFGLRLTW
- a CDS encoding radical SAM/SPASM domain-containing protein → MYSIYDYIHNGMVFVNNVVRRQHKELTSLMIYSTTSCQSRCKHCSIWKKPTENLSLVDIIRIMNSKCVTKSTIVGLEGGEFILHPEADNILEWFDTNHPNYTLLSNCLATNKVISAVKNHHPKHLYISLDGNRETYRYMRGRDGYDKVIKVIEACKDIVPISLMFCLSPWNSFEDMRYVIDCAKQYNIDVRIGIYSTMSFFDTTKDLIESNDADFISQIPSSIHQTYENFDFVALYDEWKNNRLKLRCHSIFSELVIHSNGDVPLCQNLDVILGNIHENTLDEIFNSRNTCKIQCQYSKECNQCWINYHRKYDIILLRNIEKIIPKRLIELFYGKYQWTSNRQTTYNKHFKRIIAKLKWDI
- a CDS encoding Gfo/Idh/MocA family protein, encoding MGYLDNIIGRYKYIRSMRELSHTYTQQYALVGFGNHCANNLLPVIQYLQLPLKYICCTSEKKAELISQKYKGVKGTTSLQDILLDDTVSGVFVAANPHSHFQIATDIIKAGKSLFIEKPPCENERELKSLIDTIMLYGSQHIVVGLQRRFAPATQVLKKRLKGDGKRHYYYRYLTGLYPEGDSLLDLFIHPLDYVTFLFGEAKIKSLDVICSRDGAQTLFLVLEHQDITGMLELSTDYSWKEAREQLNISTDKGLYVLENMERLDFMPRRSALLGIPLEKVFPNNGATICLYGRNNFVPTIGNNQIVSQGFFSEIKTFADMIENKHEADYTLGLESVNHVYSLMTEIHTYTSKI
- a CDS encoding HU family DNA-binding protein; translation: MKIKLIERRKPGTKTGPGKFYASPVNVGKKNLRDIAHDIAGRSSLTRGDIENVLSNFMDCLPHYLRDGFSVQLGEFGTMRLTLSSEGAATVKAFKTETIKPRVTFTPGVELKAALRENSYETVKEENSSSKPSHKDKGSGENPGPVPED